Within the Pseudobythopirellula maris genome, the region CCCTCGGAGCGTGAGCGCGAGGTGCTCCAGGAACTCGTCGACGAGTCGTTCGAAGGGTTCAAAGAGATCGTCCGCGGCGGGCGGCCGGAACTGGCCGACGACCCCGAAAAGCTCACCGCCGCGACCACCGGTCAGATCTTCACCGCCAAGCAGGCGCTCGAGTTGGGGCTCGTCGACGAGCTCGGCTTTATCGAGGAGGCGGTCGCCCGAGCGGCGGAGCTGGCCGGCGTTTCCGCGGACGAGGTGCGCTGCGTGAAGTACAAACGCCCGGTCAGCGCCTTCGACTCGCTGCTCGGCGCCAGCGCCCGCTCGCGGGGCGGCTTGGGCCTGGGGAGCGAGATGCGGGCGTTGCTCGACCTGAGCACGCCGCGGGCTTACTACCTCTGCACGCTGCTGCCCGCGCTGCTCGAGAACCAAGGGCGATAGACGGGTGGAATGACCAAGCCCCAATAACCCTACAGGGCGGGATCCAAAATCCATTGGTCATGGGGGCTTGGTCATTTAGCCCCGCTTCATGCGTCGTCCTCGACTACGATGAGTAGGGCCTTCGGTCCATTTACAATCGCACCCCCACCGACCGATCGACGAACCCCGTGGTTCAAGACAGCTCCACTACGCACTTGTTCGACAACCTCGACGCCCGGCTCGCCGAGTGGGCCGAGCGGAACGGCCTGCCCGCCTACCGGCGCAAGCAGGTGCGCCACTTCCTGTTCGAGCAACGCGCCGCGGACTGGGACGCGATGACCGTGCTCCCCAAGACGCTCCGCGCGCAGCTGGCCGAGGAGCTGCCGCTGTGGGCCGCCGAGATCTCCAAGCACAGCGTCTCGAAGGATGGCGCCGAGAAGCTGCTGCTGAACCTCGAGCGCGGTGGCGTGATCGAGTGCGTGCTGCTCCGCGACACGGTGCGCCGCACGGTCTGCATCAGCACGCAGGTCGGCTGCGCGATGGGCTGCGTGTTCTGCGCCAGCGGCCTGGACGGCGTCGAGCGCAATCTCAGCACGGGCGAGATCGTCGAGCAAACGCTCCAGCTGCAGCGGCTGCTGGGCGCCGAGGAGCGGCTCAGCCACCTGGTCGTGATGGGCATGGGCGAGCCGCTGGCGAACCTCGACAACTTGCTTCCCGCCCTCGGCGAGGTGAGCCGCGACGACGGCCTGGGGATCAGCCCGCGGCGGATCACGATCTCGACCGTCGGCCTGCCGC harbors:
- the rlmN gene encoding 23S rRNA (adenine(2503)-C(2))-methyltransferase RlmN, producing the protein MVQDSSTTHLFDNLDARLAEWAERNGLPAYRRKQVRHFLFEQRAADWDAMTVLPKTLRAQLAEELPLWAAEISKHSVSKDGAEKLLLNLERGGVIECVLLRDTVRRTVCISTQVGCAMGCVFCASGLDGVERNLSTGEIVEQTLQLQRLLGAEERLSHLVVMGMGEPLANLDNLLPALGEVSRDDGLGISPRRITISTVGLPPAIRRLASENPRYRLAISLHAPNDELRNQIVPVNRNIGVDEIMSAADDYYAISKRRLTFEYVLLSGINDQPEHAHQLVRLLRDRHALLNVIPYNPVAGLPYATPTTAAQHAFRGVLEAGDIPIRFRHRKGDDINAACGQLRRSTPPVTQIDTPT